The Sorangiineae bacterium MSr11954 DNA segment AACATTTACAATTACGCGCTACACGGCATATGTCGCGTTGTCCCGAACTCGGTGTGACGATGACGCAACTGAAGGGTGTCCTCCGACCAGGCGGGTGATGCGTCGCGTTGGTGGATTTCCTTTGGCGATACAATGAACTCGCTCATGGCCACTTGACGGGAGGCATGCATTGTCATCCCTTTAGCGACCCGCGTTGGGGCTTGCCTTCCCCGCATCTCGGCGGGGTTTGTCGCGTTGCCCACCGCTTACGTGAAGGAGAGAGATGCCGTGAACAGACGACTCGTTGGTAGCAGGCCGCCCCTTCGTTTTCTTCGGTATGGTATTCACCTCATGCTGGCGCTCGTGCTGCTTTTGATCAGCGGCGAAGCGCTGGCCAATACGCTGACCCAAAATACCTCGTGGACGATCGACCGCGCGAATACGTCGACCAAGCATCGGGTCGTTGCCTACGGTGACTCGATTTATGCCGGCTACCAAGGGAGCTTGTCGAACGTCGCCCGGCGCTCGGCCACCTGGGTGCAAGGCGAGTACCTCTCCAACACCTGGAACGCGGACATCGAGGTGATCCGCCGTACCAAATCCGGCGCCAAGGCCGATGACATCTACGACAACAAAATCATCGCCGAGAAGTCGTACATGCAGGACGCCAGCACGAAGGTGGTCGCCTTCGAGATGTGCGGCAACGACTTCTTGCAGGCCCGCAGCGCCTTCGCCGGGCAGTCGGGGACGTGCGATATCGGCGTCATCGACAACGCCCTCGCGACGTGCACCAAGTACCAAGAGCTGGCGATGAAGGCCATCAACCAGTACGCCACCACCGCCAAGGTCAAGATTATCATGAACCTTTATTACCCGGGCTACGACGCCGACAATGGCCAGTCGTCCTGTACGGTGAACGGGGCCACGGTGAACAAGCAGGCGGTGTTCTTGCCCCGCCTCGCGCGCAGCAACTACCGCGCGTGCGACTTCGCGCGCCGCAATGGCTTCCAGTGCGTGGACGCGTTCGCCGAGTTCATGGGCGCCGACTATGACGCGAACGGCGATGGAACCGTCGACTCGCAGGCGCTGCGCTGGTCGTCCACCGAGAGCGAAGATCAGTACGTGAACCGCATCACCTCGGTGCTGCGCAGCACCATCCGCGACGCGAACGGGCACCTGGCCTCGCCGAACACCAGCTACGACTACATCCTCTCCGACAACACCCACCCGACCTTCTCCGGCTCGACCATTTACGTCGGCTTCTTCGGCGGCACCGGCACGGGATCGGGCGCGCCCGATTACTCCGGCGGCCAAATCGTCAATGGGAAGAATCCCATTTACAACCAGTTCGGCCACGAGCGCGCCGGCTGGGCGCACTCGCTCTTCAACCCTGCCACACCCTGAGCGCGAGTCCGTGACCGTGCGAGCCAAAGCTGCATCACCTCGGCGCACCGTCGATCGCGACGGGGTGGTCGAAATCGAGCTCCCGCGCAAAGGCGGGGCGCTCCTTTGGCTCGCGCTGCTCTTTGCCATCGCCGTCGCGGGCCTCGTTCTTTACGTTCGGGGCCGCGCGCCCTCCGCCCCTCTGCCT contains these protein-coding regions:
- a CDS encoding SGNH/GDSL hydrolase family protein, whose product is MLALVLLLISGEALANTLTQNTSWTIDRANTSTKHRVVAYGDSIYAGYQGSLSNVARRSATWVQGEYLSNTWNADIEVIRRTKSGAKADDIYDNKIIAEKSYMQDASTKVVAFEMCGNDFLQARSAFAGQSGTCDIGVIDNALATCTKYQELAMKAINQYATTAKVKIIMNLYYPGYDADNGQSSCTVNGATVNKQAVFLPRLARSNYRACDFARRNGFQCVDAFAEFMGADYDANGDGTVDSQALRWSSTESEDQYVNRITSVLRSTIRDANGHLASPNTSYDYILSDNTHPTFSGSTIYVGFFGGTGTGSGAPDYSGGQIVNGKNPIYNQFGHERAGWAHSLFNPATP